Genomic DNA from Entelurus aequoreus isolate RoL-2023_Sb linkage group LG25, RoL_Eaeq_v1.1, whole genome shotgun sequence:
catgtgttgcaatgttaagatttcatcattgatatataaactatcagactccgtggtcggtagtagtgggtttcagtaggcctttaaagataaaagtaatttgttatgtactttccctaaatatctcaaAGTACTAATTTTCTcatatgtcatattatgctccttccaatgctgttgtttttacaaaccctgtttccatatgagttgggaaattgtgttagatgtaaatataaacgtagtacaatgatttgcaaatccttttcaacccatattcaattgaatgcattacaaagacaacatatttgatgttcaaactcataaagttTATTTTGCTAAtagtaattaacttagaatttcatggctgcaacacgtgccaaagtagttaggaaagggcatgttcaccactgtgttacatggcctttccttttaacaacactcagtaaacgtttgggaactgaggagacacatttttgaagcttctcaggtcgaattctttcccattcttgcttgatgtacagcttaagttgttcaacagtccgggggtctccattgtggtattttagacttcataatgcgccacacattttcaatgggagacaggtctggactacaggcaggccagtctagtacccgcactcttttactatgaagccacgttgatgtaacacgtggcttggcattgtcttgctgaaataagcaggggcgtccatggtaatgttgcttggatggcaacatatgttgctccaaaacctgtatgtacctttcagcattaatggcgccttcacagatgtgtaagttacccatgtgttgggcattaatacacccccataccatcacatatgctggcttttcaactttgcgcctataacaatctggatggttcttttcctctttggtccggaggacacgacgtccacagtttccaaaaacagtttgaaatgtggactcgtcagaccacagaacacttttccactttgtatcagtccatcttagatgagctcaggcccagcgaagccgactgcgtttctgggtgttgttgataaacggttttcgccttgcataggagagttttaacttgcacttacagatgtagcgaccaactgtagttactgacagtgggtttctgaagtgttcctaagcccatgtggtgatatcctttactcacCCCTACGGTTCGAtctaagaaccactggtttagagtttgtatccaatcagaattcagctagtttatgttgccatgctgtacgaagtctgcccggagccttcagaatcaacaatgcggccgtctttgcactgtaagtgaacggacacatagtcaatcaatcaatcaaagtttatttatatagccctaaatcacgagtgtctcaaagggctgcacaagccacaacgacatcctcggttcagatcccacatcagggcaagaaaaaactcaacccaatgggatacaatgagaaaccttggaggggaccgcagatgtggggacccctgcCCCCCCAAATATTTACATGTTTGCATTAGCCCTTgtgtaatgtttatattgttgATACTCAGCAAGCGTTTGCATTTTGtgtcttttaatgcctcacaatccaacacttttatgttaaaatactgaacagatgtttaccttatcccaataaacatttgttcagtattttaacataaaagtgtttgattgagaggcattaaaagccacaaaatgcaacgggtccatcagacccacaaacgctggctgagtaacaacaatatgaacgttgcgcggaaaatttctctgccagtttctgcatcccacagggattcttcttttgtgtttctgcacctgcggttcccacacaaggttgcaacattgtttgtcaacactgtctgctctcattttctcgcacatttgaccctctgatgttctgtgtacctacactctgtcctcctcctgtctaggcctgctgtgtgtgtgtgtgtgtgtgtgtgtgtgtgtgtgtgtgtgtgtgtgtgtgtgtgtgtgtgtgtgtgtgtgtgtgagtgcgtgtggtacacagaacatttatttccacacttctattagccccggacatcttatatgtaatagaaatgtgtaggggggggggggggggtgtatggtgtgtggtcattaaatatgtattctgatatatgttcttcacagaaaatgagccaaagtcagtgagtctcagtttgaaaaattaattaattgcataatttttcttttaataaaaaaatgaaaacgggtcccacagacccgaacaccacacaattgTCCACTATTGTCCTTGTTTAATTGTCCATTGTCATTTCAGACATGCTTGACAAAGTTACATTAAGGGGCGTCACATGTTTACACTTGCAGAATTCAACATGCACGAAAAGTAGTTGGAAGAGACCAAGCCCTTTTATTTCTGCCTTGTCTCAACAGTTATTAagtatgttcagttcagttcagtttcagtttatttggaacatgcatacgatacaatgtaatgcatcacacacttccagttgtttcattacagcacgtccgaaaaggagtaggaagaagcagagcttatttaatcttaccccttttcataccagagcaattttatccaatttccttgttctctgtaacagaacagtgaacaaataaataataaataaatattataccatagcaagcaaacaaatattaaatacataaataatctttgtttcaataaaaaaattgaaaaaaaagggttcaagatgtttatcataattcttgttctttgtactttgtgaacacttgtagtttgaacagtctcttaaagtgaatcatattggtgctttgtttgatttctttgcttaatccattccataatttaatcccacatacagatatgctaaaggttttaagtgttgtacgagcatacaaatgttttaaattagattttcctctaaggttatattcctcctcttttgttgagtagaattgttgtacattcttgggtagcaggttagactttgctttgtacatcattttagctgtttgcaaatgcaccaaatcgttgaatttcaatatgtttgattcaataaataaagggtttgcatgttctctacatccaacattatgtattattcaaattgatcttttttgtaacacagttagtgaatgaagcgcacatttgttgtAGTTTCCCCGTATTtccacacaataactcagatatgtaacactagacttagacttagacttagacaaactttaatgatccacaagggaaattgttcaacacagtagctcagttacaatgatggaaaggacaatgcaggtataaatagactaatatagctataaaaaaatctaacatatatacgaatatatacatatgtgtacagagtaatttatatacagatatattatattatgtctataacatatatacaatataaaccaatgaccatgtacaatattacagtatatacagtctatatgacagcagcagcataaaatggagagtaggtccagcaggaaatagaaaatagacattataaacaaagagaagtagctaacatgtcaggtgtcaggtaataggcagatgtcatctattgctgtatggcgagtgattatagtGAGCAGTAaataatatgaagtgatttttggtctagaacagtggtccccaacctttttgtagctgcggaccggtcaatgcttgaaaatttgtcccacggaccgggggggggggtgtattttaaaaaatttttttaattttttttttttttttacataaataaatacaatcatgtgtgcttacggactgtatccctgcagactgtattgatctatattgatatataatgtatatattgtgatttttatgttgatttcattaaaaaaaaaaaaaaaaaaaaaaaaaaatgtttttttttttttttaatttcttgtgcggcccggttccaattggtccacggaccggtaccgggccgcggcccggtgtttggggaccactggtctagaacatgttttgctttattcattattgacgtgtttcttgctactttatgttgtatatttttgtcCACTTCCTATGTTTAACCATGTTTCCATTTTCAAGAAAGGACACCTGGGGATATGCtgatttgcaacactaaattggccctagtgtgtgaatgtgagtgtgaatgttgtctgtctatctgtgttggccctgcgatgaggtggcgacttgtccaaggtgtaccccgccttccgtggagtgcagctgggataggctccagtaaaAGGGGCTGGGGGAAAacggacggatggatggaaaaacaAGCAAATTAACGTATAATGTAATAATGGATGCTAATGAAGTCAGGTCAATAGTCTCTATCCCAGCATTTACTTACTCTAACTAATCTAAAACCGGGGACAGCTGCGTACTTGACATTACCACAGAACTTTATTGTACATGTCAGGAATCCAAGTGACTaaatgactcttttttttttggaatgaatGCCATATCTGAAATGCCAATTTGTTCCCTGGCTATTGTCATATTAATTGCAAATTCATCACGCTATTGTAATTTTCCAAATGAGAGACCTTTGACTAATGGCCACAcagataaaaaaaagtgttttattttgcgTGACTCATGGCTAGAGGTCTATGCTATCGGACTTTTGGAAATGTCACCGCCAGTGCCTCTATTCTCCctgctcaccttttttgtaaagaAATAACAGAATGGGCCATTATCGAGGCAGCACAGAGGGGTAGTGATGCACACGTTGACGTCACACATCTTGTATACAATTTGTCATATATGGCTTAAAATGAtagatacatatttgttttagtgGCTTATTGTCATATGTGTCTTAGTTGAAGTTTGCAGTAGTGCAGGAATGCATCACCACGTCCTGGTAAATAGGGGTGTGACCACAATCATTGCatttcaattagggatgtccgataatggctttttgcagatatccgatattccgatattttccaactctttaattaccgataccgatatcaaccgataccgatactgatatatacagttgtggaattaacacattattatgcctaatttggacaaccaggtatggtgaagataaggtccttttttttttaaattaataaaataaaataagataaataaattaaaaacattttcttgattaaaaaagaaagtaaaacaatataaaatcagttacatagaaactagtaattaatgaaaatgagtaaaattaactgaatgagtgtaaatgggggagggagattttttgggttggtgcactaattgtaagtgtatcttgtgttttttatgttgatttaataaaaaaaacaaaaaaaaacaaaaacaaaacgagaccgataataaaaaaaaaacgataccgataatttctgatattacattttaaagcatttatcggccgataatatcggccggctgatattatcggacatctctaatttcaataGTATGCAATGTTCTCGGATCTTGTTGTTTAACTATGCCTAAATAAGCacagatacactgcaaaaagtcagtgttcaaaaacaagaaaaaaaaaaaaaaaattaggggtattttatttgaactaagcaaaattatctgccgatagaacaagaaaatttgtcttgtcaagactttccaaaacaagtaaaattagctaacctcaatgaacccaaaaataccttaaaataagtatattctcactaataacaagtgcacttttcttggtagaaaaaaaagagagacttttttgctcaatatgttgaaaagtattcctaaatgaagtaaatgctagtgccgttatcttgacataatggtatgcgctcggcattacatttcttgaaaccagcaaacttacactaaaaactaatttatttttcttaatggaaagacaacaaggcaaccgcttgttactctcggggtctcctagccgctcaggcaaatcatattgtctaaaaatgcatttttccatggataacatgacatcatcgcgccaagtgcgtgctttttcagtcaattagtgcgcaaggaatatatatatatatatatatatatatatatatatatatatatatatatatatatatatatatatatatatatatatatatatatatatatatatatatactaccgttgaaaagtttggggtcacattgaaatgtccttatttttgaaggaaaagcactgtacttttcaataaagataactttaaactagtcttaactttaaagaaatacactctatacattgctaatttggtaaatgactattctagctgcaaatgtctggtttttggtgcaatatctacataggtgtatagaggcccatttccagcaactatcactccagtgttctaatggtacaatgtgtttgctcattggctcagaaggctaattgatgattagaaaacccttgtgcaatcatgttcacacatctgaaaacagtttagctcattacagaagctacaaaactgaccgtcctttgagcagattgagtttctggagcatcacatttgtggggtcaattaaacgctcaaaatggccagaaaaagagaactttcatttgaaactcgacagtctattctttttcttagaaatgaaggctattccacaaaattgtttgggtgaccccaaacttttgaacggtagtatatatatatatatatatatatatatatatatatatatatatatatatatatatatatatatatatatatatatatatatatatatatatatatatatatatatatatatatatttgcagcccggcccctggccaattttttttttattgtaattttgaagaatttatctgaatgtggatgaactatttctgttcaaaattgtttgaaatgtcaaatgtttaaatattaactgtcagtctactgtactgtgccaactgtactactataagagtacatcttttctattgtttcattgaaaataaaacagcaaagtccagactttggctgtcatctgttttaattatgagacacaactgtgtcaaagtcatgatttttgatttcatgcttgaaataagaaattattactttgaaaaatttgttttatacttgtgagtgttgatgacccaGCTTTGCAactgttgatattctagtttcaagcatgttgtactcaatataggtcatcaaatctcagcaacaagctgtaatatcttactgagatcatttaggaccaaaacacttaaaacaagtaaaacactctaacacaaaatctgctaagtgagaagaattatcttatcagacagaaaataagctaatatcacccttatttgagatatttaatcttacttagatttcagtttttgcagtgcagcttaAACTATTTGTGTTTCGTTCACATAATTAATGCCATTAATTCATGTTAATGACATGTTCACTTCACACGCTTCTGACCTTTGGTCCGCTTTTTCGTCATCCAAAAGGTCTCGGACTGTATCACCCTGTCGAATCTTTCATTCTCTGCACGCGCAATATGCATGTCTGCCTTGATGGGTTCCAGACCCCTTTATAAAGCCCCGCTTGGGTCACCCCCAGTCAGTCATAGCTGTTGCCAACAGGGAGAGACCAACCTAATTGCTTCAGAAGCAATCTATATACTTTCTGATTGCAGTGCGGCTTTTAATAACCATGTGGAAACTGGTCGTGTTTGTTGTGTGTCTGCTGGCGAAGGAAGTTGAGCCCATGGAGGACCCAGCGTACGGTGTCAAGCTCTGCGGTCGCGAGTTCATTCGGGCGGTCATTTTCACCTGCGGAGGCTCTCGGTGGAGACGGTCACTCGGGACTTCAGGTGAGACACGGACCTTGTCTTGTCAGGAATTATTACAATTTCATATAAATTCTAATGCTATAATTTTGTTTCAATTTTTGCTCATTTTACTGCAGCGGAAGACCTTTTAAGCTCCCGTCAAGAGGAGCCCTCAGAGGAGTTGAGCCACAGTTCAGTGATGGACTCTATACGCCACAGAAACAGGGATCTGGATTTCATATCAAGGGAAAACCATGACAGAGTGTTTAACCGGCCGACGCGTTCTTTTATCACTGAAGAGATTCTAGAAGCACTGCGGAAGGCGGACCTCAAGGGCCGGGATGTGGTGGTGGGTCTCTCCAACGCCTGCTGCAAGTGGGGCTGCAGCAAGAGCGAGATCAGCTCCCTTTGCTGAGAACTGTGAGATTATTATTAAACACAAATATATGCACTTAACGTTCATTATGAgctttttggtcattttacatcatgcaaaAAGTGGTTTTATTTGTCAGAATATGAACTATTAAGTATATGTCAAAATGATGTCAAATATTTGTTAACATAACTGCTGTATCTCACCTGGTCTTCAAACTCACTTAATAAATACTTTCTTCCTGTTAATAGTTGGTTTGATGATTACGTTCGACTACTTTGGCATTGACTGATCAAGCCAGAGAACAGTGGGTTAAAAAGTTTAAAGCTTTTTGAAGACATTATTTTCATTTACATCATTAATTTAGCAACTTATATTAGGTGGTGGTTTGCTATTGCGATGAAATGCACTGTATCATACTTGTGGAACATATTTAGCCATCATGACTGTAACAATAGGAGCTACTGTTAAGATATGCGTTCCCTAGTAACAATTGTTTGTGTTGCAACAGGGACATTATTCAGTGATGCACCAGGAATGGGGTAGAGCTTGTGATGTACTGTTGTGAACGTGTCTGACGAAGTTGAACAATAAAATGCAGCCTAGTTTGGTCTAAATAATAAATTCTGTAGTCCGTGTGTGATAGAGAACAGAATTTAACAATTACATGATGGGTAAAAtatagtacactgcaaaaagtcagtgttcaaaaacaagaaaaaaaaaatacaaaaatgaggggtattttatttgaactaagcaaaattatctgccaatagaacaagactttccaaaacaagtaaaattagctaacctcaatgaacccaaaaataccttaaaataagtatattctcactaacaacaagtgcacttttcttggtaggaaaaaaaatagagacctttttgctcaatatgttgaaaaatattcttaaatgggcggtatagctcggttggtagagcggccgtgccagcaacttgagggttgcaggttcgatccccgcttccgccatcctagtcactgccgttgtgtccttgggcaagacactttacccacctgctcccagtgccacccacactggtttgaatgtaacttagatattgggtttcactatgtaaagcgctttgagtcacttgagaaaaagcgctatataaatgtaattcacttcacttaaatgaagtaaatgctagtgccattatcttgacataatgatatgcgctcggcattacatttcttgaaaccagcaaacttatactaaaaactaatttattgttcttaatggaaaggcaacaaggcaagcgcttgttactctcggggtctcctagccgctcaggcaaatcatattgtctaaaaatgcatttttccatggataacatgacatcatcgcgccaagtgcgtgctctttcagtcaattagtgcgcatatatacagcccggcccccggccaaacattttttaattgtaattttgaagaatttatctgaatgtgcatgaactatttctgttcagaattgttagaaatgtcacatgttaaatgtttaaatagtaagtttactgtactgtgccaactgtactactatatgagtacgtattttctattgtttcactgaaaataaaacagcaaagtccatttggctgtcatccgtttaattatgagacaaaattgtgtcaaagtcatgattttttttttcatgcttgaaataagaaattattactttaaaaaagtagttttatacttgtgagtgttgatgacacagctttgcaacagttgatattctagtttcaagcatgttttactcaatataggtcatcacatctcagcaacaagctgtaatatcttactgagatcatttaggaccaaaacccttaaaacaagtaaaacactctaacataaaatctgcttagtgagaagaattatcttatcagacagaaaataagcaaatatcacccttatttgagatatttcatcttacttagatttcagtttttgcattgtACATGTTGGtttttagggctgtgaatctttgggtgtcaaacgattcaattcaaaattgattcttggggtcacgattcgattcaa
This window encodes:
- the LOC133642345 gene encoding relaxin-3-like, yielding MWKLVVFVVCLLAKEVEPMEDPAYGVKLCGREFIRAVIFTCGGSRWRRSLGTSAEDLLSSRQEEPSEELSHSSVMDSIRHRNRDLDFISRENHDRVFNRPTRSFITEEILEALRKADLKGRDVVVGLSNACCKWGCSKSEISSLC